The DNA sequence CGGCCCGGATGTCGAGACGCCGGTGTTCGTACGCTTCTCCACCGTGCTGGGCTCACGCGGATCCGCCGACACCGTGCGCGACACCCGCGGCTTCGCGACCAAGTTCTACACCGAGGAGGGTGTCTTCGACCTGGTCGGGAACAACATCCCGGTGTTCTTCATCCAGGACGCCATCAAGTTCCCCGATGTCATCCACGCGGGCAAGCCGCATCCGGACCGGGAGATCCCGCAGGCCCAGAGCGCCCACGACACGTTCTGGGACTTCGTCTCCCTGCACACCGAGGCGACCCATCACACCCTGTGGAACATGTCGGACCGCGGGATTCCCCGCTCCTACCGGATGATGGAGGGTTTCGGCGTCCACACCTTCCGCCTCGTCAACGCCGAAGGCGTGACGACGCTGGTGAAGTTCCACTGGAAGCCCAAACTCGGCGTGCACTCCCTGGTGTGGGAGGAGGCGCAGATCATCGCCGGCGTGGACCCGGACTTCCACCGGCGCGACCTCTTCGACGCCATCGAGGCGGGGGCGTTCCCCCAGTGGGAGCTGGGCATCCAGACCTTCCCCGACACCGACGACCAGATGTTCGAGGGAATCGACCTCCTCGACTCCACGAAGATCGTCCCGGAGGAACTCGCACCCGTGCAGCCCCTGGGGCTGCTGACGCTGAACAAGAACCCGTCGAACTTCTTCGCCGAGGTGGAGCAGGTCGCCTTCCACACCGGCCACCTGGTACCCGGCATCGACGCCACCGACGACCCGCTGCTCGCCGGACGGAACTTCTCCTACCTCGACACGCAGATCAGCCGGCTCGGCGGCCCCAACTTCCCGCAGCTGCCGATCAACCGGACCCACGCGCCCGTCAACGACATGCAGCGTGACGGCATGCATCAGACCGCTGTGCACCGCGGGGCCGCCCCGTACAAGCCCAACAGCCTCGACGGCGGCTGCCCGTTCTTCGCGGGCGCCGACGCGGGCGCGTTCATCGAGGTGCCCGTCGAGGTACCGGCCGGGCGCAAGGTCCGCGAAGCCCCGGCGTCCTACTCCGACCACTACTCCCAGGCGAGGCTGTTCTGGCTCAGCATGAGCCCCGTGGAACGCGAGCACATCATCGCCGCCTACACCTTCGAACTGGGCAAGTGCTACGAGCAGGCCGTTAAGGAACGAACACTGGCCGTGCTCGCCAACGTCGACGGCGAGCTGTGCGCACAGGTCGCGGCCGGGCTCGGCCTGCCGGTCCCCGACCCCTCCGAACCCCTGGCCGACGTCAGCCCCAGCCCCGCGCTCTCCCAGGTCGGCCGTACCTGGCCGCTCGACGGGCGCGTCATCGGCATCGTCACCGACGGGGCCGGCGACCTGGCCGGCGTGGCCGACCTCCGTGAGGCCGTCCTCGACGCCGGAATGGTGCCGCTCGTCGTCGCTCCGACAGGCGGGGTACTCGGCGGCGGCGATTCGCCCGTCACCGTCCAGCGCACCTTCGCGACCGCCCGGTCCGTCGAATTCGACGCCCTGGTCTTCGCAGGCTCGCCCGCCGCAGGAGCGGACGCCTATGGTGCCCGCGACGCGAAGGCGGGCCACCCCAGGCCGGTGACCACCGACCCACGTGTCCTGGCACTGCTCATCGAGGCGTACCGGCACGGTAAGGCCCTCGCCGGCTGGGGCGGTGCCCGGGCACTCTTCGAAGCGGTCGGCGTCTCCGCCGACGACTCCGGTGTCGTCGTCGCGGACGACTCCCAGGGCGTGCGGCCCGTGATGGAACTGCTCGCGGCCCACCGGGTCTGGGAACGTTTCCCGAGCGGGGTCTGACGCTCCGGCCCGTGCCGCGGCCCGTGCCCCGTGCACCGGCCGCGGTGGGGGGAGCGACCGCGCTCGGCGACCCTGTAGGGCGGTGACAGTGTCGAACCCCGCCCCGTGGGCGCAACCGATGTCGTCCGTGGAACTGGCCACCCCGGCAGTCGTACAGCTGCGCCGAGGCAACGACCACGACCGCATCCCCTCGCCGTCGCCACTGGACGGGGCCACTTTCCGCCGACCGGTCGCCAAGAGCGGGGTAGAGAGCCTGACGGGGGTGCTGGTGGGCGACGGCGCATGCGAACACTCGATGCCGCTGCCGGCCCTGGGACGGCGCCCGGGCGCTCCGCCGAGAGCTACTCCCGGCTGCTGTATTTCTCCATCCTCGGCGATGTCCTGGGTGCCGGGCCAGGTCGCCGCTGTTTCGGCGGGGTGGCCAGGGCCCTCGTCACCGCTCTCGTCCTCCTCACAGCGCCCTCCGGCGGTGCACACGGCCTTCGGGCCGACTCGTGCGTGCTGCTGGCGATGCAGGGGGAAGCGGCCGTCTGGGCGTGTGTGTTGATGATCTTGCCCACCGCGATCGCCGTGCCCATCACGGCAGAAGGCACCGTCATGGGCATCCGCGCGCAGGCCCGCCTGTCGCCGCCGAGATGCCACGGCGCCGTCAGCGGCCTACGTCAACCGGGGGAGTGACCCTACGGCTGCCGGCAGTGGACTGAGAACCGCCCCCCGGGCGTGGCGAACTCCCAGGAGCGTGCGCCCCCCGCACCCGCGTGCCATCCCCGGGCTGGACTGTGAGCAACTCGGCACGGGCGCGCTTCAGGCGTACCCGGTGCGCAGGTAGCCGATCGGAGGCGTGTTGAAGTGACGACGGAGGGCGTACTACGTGGCCCTTGTGGTGGTGCCCGCGGCGGCGGCGATGTCCGCCAGGGGGATCGGACGCCCGGCGTTGTCGTCGATGAGGGCGACGGCCCGACGCAGCGCCGACGGCTGCAGGGCTCCGGGCTGCGGTGCCGCATGGAAGTCCCCGGCCACGAAACGGCCCTCTCGCCAGTTGGCGGCGGCAAGGACTTGACGGTCCTTCGTGAGACGCAGCCAGGAGAGCACCGACATCAGGGTGGCCTGATAGGAACGGCGACGGAAAGGTGACGTCATCCATGTGGGCAGGCGCGAATCAGAGTGCGGACAGACCGCCGCCGTCCGCATTTCAGACCTGCGGACGGCGGCGGCGCTCGGTCGAACTAGGTGCTGAGGACGGAGTCGTCCAGGGGGCGGGCTCCAGGCAGCTGGTGACGGGCGGCGACAAGCGCGGAGTCGATGTCACGCGTGCCGGTGGAGACGCACAAGGTGTAGGCGATGTCCTGCATGCGCTGCTGTACTTCCTTGTCGCCGTTCTCTGCATGCAGGATGCGCAGCGTGTCGTACTGCTCCATGAGATTCGCCAGTACCGCCGGATGCGCCATAAGCATTGGACACCACTCCCTCGCACACTGCGTTCGTCCATTGTTGTGGTGCTGTCACCATGCCCCTTGGCCGGGCAGTACGCCTGCGCACCGGTCCACGACGATCAAGTGTTCGCTATGGGGACGCTGCGACCCCGCCCCGGACCGTGGAGCGAAGACGACCGGGCACGGACGACCCTTGATCAGCCGAACACGCGGAAGCCATGGCGGGGCGAACGGCAAATCTCTGCGTGGCGCGGGTTTCGCTTTCTGGGCAGCAGGCGTAGCGTCGCGAGTGTGCCGGGGCTCGCCGGGGACGGGATGTGATCATGAGATCGCTGGAGTTCCGCAGCCACAGACTGGCGGAGGTGCAGGAGTTCCTGTCCTGGGCCTATGCACCCATACGGCTCGGGAACCATGGGCATGCGGTGGGGGTACAGGTGGAGCGGATTTCGTCGGACGGCCTGAGCATGGACCGTCTCGATGTCGACTCCACTCTGTCCTACGACGCGGCCGCCCTCGGAAGGGTTTGCCTGATCACCGTCCACCACGGTGCGGTCGCCGACACCACCACAGGGCGCCGAGTTGTTCACGGGCCGGGGGAGACATTCCTGCTCGCCCAGCCCGACCGCCCCTGCACCGGTGAGCTGTGTGCCGCACGGTGCACGGTCACCCTGTTCGACCCCGGTCTGCTCGACCAGGTCGCGGAGGGCGCAGTACCCAGCGGCGGCCCGGTGCGCTTCACCGGCCAGCAGCCCGTCGACGCGGCAGCCAACCGGAGCCTGGGGGTGACGGTCTCCTTCCTGCGTGATCACGTCTTGGCCGGTCCCGACGGGAACAACCTGGTGGTGGAGACCGCCGTGCGGCATCTAGCAGCCGTCACCCTATCCGCCCTGCCTAACACGACAATGGACGACGGACTGGGCTGGCCCGGCAACCACGATGCAGGACCTGAGACGCTGCGCCGGGCGACGGCGTTCATCGAGGACAACGCCCACCGCGACATCGGTCTCGCCGACATCGCGGCCGCCGTCTTCGTCACCCCCCGCGCTGTCCAGTACGCGTTCAGCCGCCATGCCGACACCACCCCACTCGGCTACCTGCGGCGCGTGCGGCTTTTCCACGCCCACACCGACCTCGTCGCCGCAACCCCGCACGGCGCGAGCGTGATCACCATCGCTGCCCGGTGGGGCTTCAACCATCAGGGACGGTTCGCCGCCGCCTACCGCGCCGCCTACGGCGTCTCGCCCTCGGCCACCCTGCGCGCCGGCCCTGATCAGACCGCAGAATCACTCCAAACCGAGCAGCCGCCCCCGCTCACAGCACGGGCGGGTATCCCCGGGAGTGGACCGCCATGACCCAACCTGACGAAGGCCGTCCCCCGAAGGACGCGCACGCCAACACTCTGCGGGCCGCGCAACGCAGGGCGCACCTGCGCCGCATCGGGGCGAGCACGGCCGACGCCGCAGGAACCGCGATGAGGGAAGCGCTCGACAACGACGAGACGAACGCCGGTCCGGCCGACCATGAAGAGCCCACGACTCCCGCTCCGCCTGTCCGCGGAACGAACCGCTCCTGACGCACGACGAACCATCGGCCGATGCGACGGTACCGGCCGCGTTGATGGAAAGACGCAGGGAGAGAAGTTGGAACGACCCGGGAGGTAGAGCACAGTGGTGAACACGGCGATGCTGTCGCAGCGATACCAGCACGGCATCCTGGTGATCACGATCCATGACGACCCGGCCCACGACGAACGGGCAGACCTGGCACGGCGACTCGCCGAACTGATGCGCGCTCATCACCCCGCACCAGTTGTTGTCGTGATCGCGGACGCCGCATGCAGCGCCTCAACAGCCACCGCGGTGCGACGCGCCCACCGACGCGGCCGCGATCGGAACGAGCTGCTCTCCGTGGTGACACACAGCGCGCCGGTCAGACGGCTCCTGCAAGCAGGAGAGGCTGCCGCACGGCACCGCATGGTCATCCACCCCCGGATGGACGTCGCGCTCGCGGCCACAAGCCAGGCGTGCTCGGACCGGGCCGGAGCCGCCTCTGCCGAGCCGCTGCGTCTCTCCCAACCGACGTAAAGGAATAGGGCGCCGTGTCGGGTGCTCCCATCGTCTGGCGGGGTGAGACCAGGAAGCCTTGCGGAATCGCGCAGGAGTCGACCGGATCGCTTCGCCCCGCTGCAACTGCGACAGGCAGCGCTTCTTCCTATCGACTTCGCGTTGCCGCCGACGTCGGGCGTGGGCCCGCCACCATCACGTCAACGAGCGGAAGGAGCGGCGCGTGAATACACCCAGTAATCCCGACCCGGACCCCAGGACAACTTCCGGACTCGACAATGGGGGTGGTGTGCCGCCCGGCGAGACGCCGCCTGCGGAGGCCGGTATGAGTACGTCCACCGGTCCGCGCCGGCCGCCCCGGCGGGGCTGGGGCAAAGGACCCTTGATCATCATCTGGGCGCTCGTTGTCGTCTGCGCCCTGTTCTTCCTCGCCTACGCCATTGCACTCGGCACCCGTTGATCAGCAGCGAGCATAGAGCCGCAACTCGCGATACCCACGTTCGCGTCGCGCTCCAGCCTGGGCTTGTGTCGCTACGTGTCGGTGCGAGCTCTAGGCTCGACAGCACAGCCCGGTTTTCAGTCCAAGGCGCCAAAGGTCCTGTCGGCTGAGTCCACACCCTGCCCTGCTGGGACGAGGCTTCGAGCGAGTTGCCGCTCTTGCCTGTCCGTCGAGCAGCACCTCCGAAAGTGACCGCCGACGATGTGTGGCATGCCGGGGGAGCCGAGTTGCGGGCCCCGCCCGCGTGGCAGCAAGAAGCGGGGCCCGGGCAATGCCGTAGGGCGAAAGCAGTGCCATTTTGATAAACGCCCGCACCGCGTCAGGGGCACGGTGCTTCACCCGACTGCCGTGCGCAAGGCCAAGCGGCAGAGCAAAGCCCGCCCTGGAGTGGCGAAGAGCCGAGTGCCCGAGGCGGTTTTCGGTGCCTGCATATGGGTACACCGTTTGGCGTGCCGATCCGCTTGCGTTGCAACGGCGCACCGCAGGGGCGGGGCGCGGAACGCCCCGACCGTCCGCTCCGCTCTCCGCCCCCAGGGCGCCGCCCCGCGAGCTGGCGATTCGCGATCGTTTGCCGTCCCTGGGCGGGCTGGAGGAGCCCGATGGACACCATGCGTGTCGAGGAGCACCGGGCGTTGGAAACAATCCTGCGCCAGGCCGAGACAGCCTCACCCAGCGGGCTGCCCGAGCTGGTGGGCGAAGTGGCAGCAAGGCTGGGGATCGAGAATGTGACGCTGTACCTGGCCGATGTGCAGCAGGAGGTACTGATACCGCTGCCGGACGCCACCACGGCAGAGCAGCCGGTGTTCCCGATCGATCACAGCATGCCCGGGTGGGCCTACCGCACGAGTTCGCCGCGGGTCGTGGAGGCCGAGTCCGGCGGCATGGATGTCTGGGTGCCCATGCAGGACGGCATTGAACGCGTCGGGGTACTCGGGGTGCGCTGTGCCAGCGTGGATGCGCCCCGGCTGCGCTTCTGCCGGGCCCTGGCCCTTCTCCTCACGCTCATCGTCCTGTCGAAGGGCGCGCACAGCGACACGTTCGTCCGTCTCCAGCGCACCCGACCGATGGATCTGCCCGCCGAGATGGTCTGGGCGTTCCTGCCGCCCCGTACGCTCAAGACTCCGGACGTCACGTCCTCGGCAATGATGGAACCCGCCTACCGCATCGGCGGCGACGCGTTCGATCACACCTTGATCGACGAGACCTTTCACGCCGCGATCCTGGACGCCATGGGCCACGACTTGCGCGCCGGCCTTACCTCCGCAGTGGCACTCGCCGGCTGCCGCAACGCTCGGCGCGACGGCGCAGACCTCGACGAACTCACCTGCCCCGTCGACCGCGCCATCGCCGACGCCTTCCCCGAGCGATATTGCACCGGGATCTTTCTGCACATCGACACCCGTACCGGTCTGCTGACCTGGACGAATCAGGGACACCTGCCCCCGCTGCTGATCCGTGCGCAACGTGTCGTCCCTGGCGCCTTGGAACGCGAACCGGAACTGCCGCTGGGCTGGAACCGGCTGAACGACCAGCCACCGACCGTCCACCGCGAACAACTGAAGCCTGGCGACCAGGTCCTGCTCTACACCGACGGCATCACCGAGGCACGGACACCGGCCGGTACCCGCTTCGGACTCGACACCTTCACCGAATTCCTCATCCGCGCCACCGCCGCCGGCGAACCCGCCCACGAATCCCTGCGCCGCCTCATCCACGCCATCCTCGAACACCACGAAGGACAACTCACCGATGACGCCATGATCATGCTAA is a window from the Streptomyces zhihengii genome containing:
- a CDS encoding catalase, which codes for MSEKNPVRAVADAIAGAVHDGPAVAEGPEEGVPGKPGPVSPPVAEPTKPVGPLPPKADQSGPETVSPTGQPTGAEQARVAQSGAYLTTAQGTRVHDSDHSLKAGPRGPVLLQDHHLREKLMHFDHERIPERVVHARGSAAHGVFRSYGTAQGVTKAAFLGPDVETPVFVRFSTVLGSRGSADTVRDTRGFATKFYTEEGVFDLVGNNIPVFFIQDAIKFPDVIHAGKPHPDREIPQAQSAHDTFWDFVSLHTEATHHTLWNMSDRGIPRSYRMMEGFGVHTFRLVNAEGVTTLVKFHWKPKLGVHSLVWEEAQIIAGVDPDFHRRDLFDAIEAGAFPQWELGIQTFPDTDDQMFEGIDLLDSTKIVPEELAPVQPLGLLTLNKNPSNFFAEVEQVAFHTGHLVPGIDATDDPLLAGRNFSYLDTQISRLGGPNFPQLPINRTHAPVNDMQRDGMHQTAVHRGAAPYKPNSLDGGCPFFAGADAGAFIEVPVEVPAGRKVREAPASYSDHYSQARLFWLSMSPVEREHIIAAYTFELGKCYEQAVKERTLAVLANVDGELCAQVAAGLGLPVPDPSEPLADVSPSPALSQVGRTWPLDGRVIGIVTDGAGDLAGVADLREAVLDAGMVPLVVAPTGGVLGGGDSPVTVQRTFATARSVEFDALVFAGSPAAGADAYGARDAKAGHPRPVTTDPRVLALLIEAYRHGKALAGWGGARALFEAVGVSADDSGVVVADDSQGVRPVMELLAAHRVWERFPSGV
- a CDS encoding DUF5133 domain-containing protein, whose translation is MLMAHPAVLANLMEQYDTLRILHAENGDKEVQQRMQDIAYTLCVSTGTRDIDSALVAARHQLPGARPLDDSVLST
- a CDS encoding helix-turn-helix domain-containing protein — protein: MRSLEFRSHRLAEVQEFLSWAYAPIRLGNHGHAVGVQVERISSDGLSMDRLDVDSTLSYDAAALGRVCLITVHHGAVADTTTGRRVVHGPGETFLLAQPDRPCTGELCAARCTVTLFDPGLLDQVAEGAVPSGGPVRFTGQQPVDAAANRSLGVTVSFLRDHVLAGPDGNNLVVETAVRHLAAVTLSALPNTTMDDGLGWPGNHDAGPETLRRATAFIEDNAHRDIGLADIAAAVFVTPRAVQYAFSRHADTTPLGYLRRVRLFHAHTDLVAATPHGASVITIAARWGFNHQGRFAAAYRAAYGVSPSATLRAGPDQTAESLQTEQPPPLTARAGIPGSGPP
- a CDS encoding DUF6480 family protein; its protein translation is MNTPSNPDPDPRTTSGLDNGGGVPPGETPPAEAGMSTSTGPRRPPRRGWGKGPLIIIWALVVVCALFFLAYAIALGTR
- a CDS encoding PP2C family protein-serine/threonine phosphatase, producing MDTMRVEEHRALETILRQAETASPSGLPELVGEVAARLGIENVTLYLADVQQEVLIPLPDATTAEQPVFPIDHSMPGWAYRTSSPRVVEAESGGMDVWVPMQDGIERVGVLGVRCASVDAPRLRFCRALALLLTLIVLSKGAHSDTFVRLQRTRPMDLPAEMVWAFLPPRTLKTPDVTSSAMMEPAYRIGGDAFDHTLIDETFHAAILDAMGHDLRAGLTSAVALAGCRNARRDGADLDELTCPVDRAIADAFPERYCTGIFLHIDTRTGLLTWTNQGHLPPLLIRAQRVVPGALEREPELPLGWNRLNDQPPTVHREQLKPGDQVLLYTDGITEARTPAGTRFGLDTFTEFLIRATAAGEPAHESLRRLIHAILEHHEGQLTDDAMIMLIEWHHG